In a single window of the Callithrix jacchus isolate 240 chromosome 1, calJac240_pri, whole genome shotgun sequence genome:
- the LOC103787226 gene encoding uncharacterized protein LOC103787226, translating into MLLHLTQHKRTHIRENSYQCEECGKVFNWFSALTRHRRIHTGEKPYKCEECGKAFKQSSTLTTHKRIHTGEKPYRCEQCGKAFNRSSYLTTHKRFHTGEKPYKREECEKAFYLFSHLTSHKKFHTGEKPFKCEECGTAFNHSPKLTVHKVIHTGEKPYKCEECGKTFSVFSNLSRHKRIHGGENLYKCEECGKDFKQYSYLIIRKSIHTGEKPYKCKEYGKSL; encoded by the coding sequence ATGCTTTTACACCTAACTCAACATAAAAGAACTCATATTAGGGAGAATTCTTAccaatgtgaagaatgtggtaaAGTCTTTAACTGGTTCTCAGCCCTTACTAGACACAGGAGAatccacactggagagaagccctacaaatgtgaagaatgtggcaaagcttttaagcAGTCTTCAAcccttactacacataagagaattcatactggagagaaaccttatagATGTGAacaatgtggcaaagcctttaaccgGTCTTCATACCTTACTACACATAAAAGATTTCATACTGGCGAGAAACCCTACAAACGTGAAGAATGTGAAAAAGCTTTTTACCTATTCTCACACCTTACATCACATAAGAAatttcatactggagagaaacccttcaaatgtgaagaatgtggcacaGCATTTAACCACTCCCCAAAACTTACTGTACATAAGGtaattcatacaggagagaaaccctacaaatgtgaagaatgtggtaaAACCTTTAGTGTATTCTCAAACCTATCCagacataagagaattcatggTGGAGAAAAtctctacaaatgtgaagaatgtggcaaagattTTAAACAATACTCATACCTTATTATACGTAAGAgtattcatactggagagaaaccctacaagtgtAAAGAATATGGAAAAAGCCTTTAG